The following nucleotide sequence is from Deltaproteobacteria bacterium.
GAGCTTTCAGCGTGCTTCAAGCTCCAAATGTTCGGCGCCCGCACGACCACTGGGGTTTGCTTGCGCGGGAGTTATCGGGCCGCCACTGTGCGCTCGATACGCCAAAGGGGCAGTGTCGAACAGGCGATCCTCGATCGCAAGGGGCAGGGGATTTGCGTCTATGAACTCCAGGGAAGTCTTTTCTTTGGCGCCTTAGAACAGGTGTTGCGCAAGCTCTCGTCGGAGTTGGCAACCCTTGACTACCTCATCCTCGCCGTTAAGCGAGTGTTGGGAATCGATGAATGCGCCTTGACCTTGGTGGTCCAGTTGAACGTCTGGTTAGCGCATCAAGACAAGAAGCTCATCTTCGCC
It contains:
- a CDS encoding sodium-independent anion transporter — translated: MFGARTTTGVCLRGSYRAATVRSIRQRGSVEQAILDRKGQGICVYELQGSLFFGALEQVLRKLSSELATLDYLILAVKRVLGIDECALTLVVQLNVWLAHQDKKLIFAHLSPRFADTLKEPLNNCPGSRAAEDRSFFS